A window of Cohnella herbarum contains these coding sequences:
- a CDS encoding S41 family peptidase — protein sequence MNSIRRLRLIFSFVLALALIATGAPAALGATTDQVEEVRELLEQYHLSKPNEEALTDKEIEAMVKTLDDPYTQYFDNEQWESFNSSLEQTFVGIGIVMVEEDGAVYVEDVISGSPAETAGVQPGDLLVGSGSKSFKGKSTAEIQKELLGEAGTEVALSISRGGKALKFKITRKKVQMPVVTTKMLEKGVGYLALSGFTMDAGTKVKEELEKLEKNGLTSLVFDLRNNGGGYVDAAKEIAGLFVEEGVLAHLRDRDGVDHPLDISGSVKPYSVVMLVNGNSASASELLSGALQEYGVAKLVGTKTYGKGVVQSIIPVQSGGMLKVTIQEYYTPTGKKVDKVGLTPNLVLNGAAQQLIGAFRLAGGQKLSLTASKGILTINGVRMAQPDAAWKDKSTWFLNLKLASSIIGAKLTYDSKKHTYTLTKGDEVQTIKTNDSRLKIKDGQSNIDVSLLKKWFAGFTYSAAGETIKLAAS from the coding sequence ATGAACTCGATCAGAAGATTACGCCTTATATTTTCGTTCGTACTTGCCTTAGCTCTGATTGCAACGGGGGCGCCGGCCGCGCTTGGAGCCACCACGGATCAAGTGGAGGAAGTTCGCGAGCTTCTCGAGCAATACCATCTGAGCAAGCCTAACGAAGAAGCGTTAACCGACAAAGAAATCGAAGCGATGGTCAAAACGTTAGACGACCCTTATACGCAATACTTCGACAACGAGCAATGGGAATCTTTTAATTCTTCATTAGAGCAAACGTTCGTAGGAATCGGAATCGTCATGGTCGAAGAAGACGGTGCCGTATACGTCGAAGACGTGATTTCCGGCAGCCCGGCGGAAACCGCGGGCGTACAGCCCGGAGACCTGCTTGTCGGCTCCGGCAGCAAATCGTTCAAAGGAAAATCCACGGCGGAAATTCAGAAAGAGCTTCTTGGGGAAGCGGGCACGGAAGTCGCCCTTAGCATCTCCCGCGGAGGCAAAGCCTTGAAATTCAAAATTACCCGCAAGAAGGTACAGATGCCGGTCGTTACGACGAAGATGCTCGAGAAAGGCGTCGGATACCTCGCATTGTCCGGGTTTACCATGGATGCGGGTACCAAAGTGAAAGAAGAATTGGAGAAGCTCGAGAAGAACGGATTAACGTCGCTGGTCTTCGATCTACGCAACAACGGGGGCGGCTATGTGGATGCCGCCAAAGAAATAGCCGGTTTGTTCGTGGAGGAAGGCGTTCTCGCCCATCTTCGCGATCGGGACGGCGTCGATCATCCGCTGGATATTAGCGGGTCCGTTAAGCCGTATTCCGTTGTCATGCTCGTTAACGGCAACTCGGCAAGCGCCTCGGAACTGCTATCGGGCGCCCTTCAGGAGTACGGTGTCGCTAAGCTCGTCGGTACGAAGACGTACGGCAAAGGCGTCGTGCAATCGATTATTCCCGTCCAGAGCGGCGGTATGTTGAAGGTGACGATTCAAGAGTATTATACTCCGACGGGCAAGAAAGTGGACAAAGTCGGCTTAACGCCCAATCTCGTATTAAACGGAGCCGCGCAACAATTAATCGGAGCGTTCCGATTGGCGGGCGGACAGAAACTGTCGCTTACGGCCAGCAAAGGCATATTAACGATCAATGGGGTCCGAATGGCTCAACCGGATGCGGCTTGGAAGGATAAGTCCACTTGGTTCCTGAATCTCAAGCTGGCCTCGTCGATCATCGGCGCTAAGCTGACTTACGATTCCAAGAAACATACGTATACACTGACTAAAGGCGACGAAGTTCAAACGATCAAGACGAACGATTCTCGTCTGAAGATCAAGGATGGACAATCGAACATCGACGTCAGTTTGTTGAAAAAATGGTTTGCCGGGTTTACCTACTCTGCCGCGGGAGAGACGATCAAGTTAGCCGCGAGCTAG
- the mutL gene encoding DNA mismatch repair endonuclease MutL, protein MGIIRPLDEHLANQIAAGEVVERPASVLKELIENAVDAGSTRVDVSAEEGGLNLLRVADDGSGIQPDDMLLAFQRHATSKISSGKDLFQIATLGFRGEALPSIAAVAKVKCVSATDDSGLGRLLEIEGGNMLANRDTNAPKGTEMVVKDLFYNTPARLKYMKTIQTELGHLSDVVYRQALARPDIAFTFSHNGNLLLRTPGNGDLRQVVAAIYGTASAKAMIAVNEESPDYTLIGLTAMPTETRANRNAVTVLVNGRYVRSQAVAQPLLQAYHTLLPLHRYPLTVLDLKMHPTLVDVNVHPAKLEVRFSKENELRAFVESAIKKALSTEAYIPSGAAVRAPKTNTWVQDQIRFQVPAVEPSLKPVSSELAAASELEAMESLIAETKAGYASPSFFPSNQSDNYAALNDPIERTANPSKPYNGSKDSYSSNKPGTSYGSDNSGGSPWAEKPVVEKVPEQIWKSAFAVPDVQPRVPEFPELSWIGQLHGTYIVAQNVNGLYLIDQHAAHERIHYEFYYDKFGRPEEASQELLLPVTLEFAPDECAVLRGRLAAFESAGVYMEDFGGNTFIIRAVPHWFPGGDEAAVVREMAEWIIQERSVDLHALREKAAIMCSCKASIKANQALTRESGEKLLQRLAACRQPYTCPHGRPIVVSFSTYELEKMFKRVTS, encoded by the coding sequence ATGGGGATCATTCGCCCGCTTGATGAACATTTAGCGAATCAGATCGCGGCCGGAGAGGTGGTTGAACGGCCGGCTTCCGTACTGAAGGAATTAATCGAGAACGCCGTCGACGCGGGATCGACGCGCGTCGACGTATCGGCGGAAGAGGGCGGCCTTAACCTGCTTAGGGTAGCGGACGATGGCAGCGGCATTCAGCCGGACGATATGCTGCTCGCCTTTCAGCGTCACGCGACGAGCAAAATATCGAGCGGCAAGGATCTGTTTCAGATCGCGACGCTCGGATTCCGGGGCGAAGCGTTGCCCAGTATCGCGGCCGTTGCCAAAGTTAAATGCGTAAGCGCGACCGATGATAGCGGGTTAGGCAGACTGCTTGAAATCGAAGGCGGCAATATGCTGGCCAATCGCGATACGAACGCTCCTAAGGGCACGGAAATGGTTGTTAAGGATTTATTCTACAACACGCCGGCAAGACTGAAATACATGAAGACGATCCAGACGGAGCTGGGCCATCTGTCCGACGTCGTCTATCGTCAAGCGCTCGCCCGCCCCGACATCGCGTTCACTTTTTCCCACAACGGGAATTTGTTGCTTCGAACGCCGGGGAACGGCGATCTCCGCCAAGTCGTGGCCGCCATATACGGAACGGCTTCGGCGAAAGCGATGATCGCCGTCAATGAAGAAAGTCCCGACTATACCCTAATCGGGCTGACTGCCATGCCAACGGAAACGAGAGCGAACCGCAACGCGGTCACCGTTCTGGTCAACGGACGATATGTCCGCAGCCAGGCGGTCGCTCAGCCTCTGCTTCAGGCTTACCATACGTTGCTGCCGCTGCACCGTTATCCGCTAACCGTGCTCGATCTGAAGATGCATCCTACGCTGGTGGACGTGAACGTTCACCCCGCTAAGTTGGAAGTCAGGTTCAGCAAGGAAAACGAATTGCGGGCATTCGTCGAAAGCGCGATTAAGAAAGCCTTAAGCACCGAAGCTTATATCCCGTCAGGAGCGGCTGTGCGAGCGCCTAAGACGAATACGTGGGTGCAGGATCAGATCCGTTTCCAAGTTCCCGCCGTGGAGCCTTCGCTTAAACCGGTATCTTCGGAACTGGCGGCAGCGTCGGAGCTCGAAGCGATGGAGTCCCTCATTGCCGAAACAAAAGCCGGATACGCAAGTCCTTCGTTCTTCCCGTCAAATCAATCCGACAACTATGCGGCTCTGAATGATCCGATAGAGAGGACTGCCAATCCTTCCAAGCCCTATAACGGCTCGAAAGATTCGTACTCCTCCAATAAACCCGGCACATCTTACGGCTCGGATAATTCGGGAGGGTCGCCGTGGGCGGAGAAACCGGTCGTGGAGAAAGTTCCGGAACAGATTTGGAAATCGGCTTTTGCCGTTCCGGACGTTCAGCCGCGAGTTCCGGAGTTTCCGGAGCTTAGCTGGATCGGACAACTGCATGGAACCTATATCGTCGCCCAGAACGTGAACGGCTTATACTTGATCGATCAGCACGCCGCGCACGAACGCATTCACTACGAATTCTACTACGATAAATTCGGACGCCCGGAGGAAGCCAGCCAAGAGCTGCTTCTTCCCGTAACGTTGGAGTTCGCTCCGGACGAATGCGCGGTTCTGCGCGGGCGATTGGCCGCTTTCGAGAGCGCGGGCGTATACATGGAGGATTTCGGCGGCAATACCTTTATTATCCGCGCGGTGCCTCATTGGTTTCCCGGAGGCGACGAGGCGGCGGTCGTACGCGAAATGGCGGAATGGATCATTCAAGAACGAAGCGTCGATCTGCACGCGTTGCGGGAGAAGGCGGCGATTATGTGCTCCTGTAAAGCCTCCATTAAAGCGAATCAAGCTTTAACGAGGGAGTCGGGCGAGAAGCTGTTGCAACGCTTGGCGGCTTGCCGTCAACCGTACACATGCCCGCATGGACGACCTATCGTCGTGAGCTTTAGTACTTACGAGCTGGAGAAAATGTTTAAGCGGGTGACGTCTTGA
- a CDS encoding class I SAM-dependent methyltransferase — protein MIVTTSEHPEAVIVDRAIRLAAELEGRYVPRSNKTIRSMHGKWEDDEIVVVGEKEIRLMLEGQQPFYFHPSMALVRLKRLRSGGNDTLLTVSGVQSGDMVLDCTAGLCSDSLVFSYAVGEKGRVIAMEASNVLHAIVREGLRVYETGLADIDRAMRTIEPVLGHHEEILSRMEDNSADVVYFDPMFDRPVTTSSSMVPLRSQALRAALSAETVRDAKRVARKKVVLKDHRASGQFERLGFRLARASASSVAYGVIDIE, from the coding sequence TTGATCGTAACGACATCGGAACATCCGGAAGCCGTCATCGTCGACCGGGCGATTCGATTGGCGGCCGAGTTGGAGGGGCGTTACGTTCCGCGCTCCAACAAGACGATTCGGTCGATGCACGGGAAGTGGGAGGACGACGAAATCGTCGTCGTCGGAGAAAAAGAAATACGGCTCATGTTGGAAGGGCAACAACCGTTTTATTTTCATCCGAGCATGGCGCTTGTACGATTGAAGAGACTAAGATCCGGCGGGAACGATACGCTGCTGACCGTGTCCGGGGTTCAATCGGGTGATATGGTGCTGGATTGTACGGCCGGACTATGCTCGGACTCGTTAGTGTTCAGTTACGCGGTCGGAGAAAAAGGCAGAGTCATTGCGATGGAAGCCTCGAACGTGTTGCACGCGATCGTAAGAGAGGGACTGCGCGTATACGAAACGGGCTTGGCGGATATCGATCGCGCGATGAGGACGATTGAACCGGTTCTCGGCCATCATGAAGAGATTTTGTCCCGAATGGAAGACAACAGCGCGGACGTCGTATACTTCGATCCGATGTTCGATCGGCCGGTTACGACTTCCAGTTCGATGGTCCCGCTAAGATCGCAGGCTCTGCGCGCCGCCCTGTCGGCAGAAACCGTCCGGGACGCGAAGCGGGTAGCCCGCAAGAAAGTCGTGCTTAAAGATCATCGCGCCAGCGGCCAGTTCGAACGGTTAGGCTTCCGCCTGGCCCGGGCGTCCGCATCCTCGGTAGCATACGGAGTGATAGACATTGAATAA
- the miaA gene encoding tRNA (adenosine(37)-N6)-dimethylallyltransferase MiaA, with protein sequence MNNETRDDRPPLLVLVGPTAVGKTALSLRIAHALNAEIISGDSMQVYRRMDIGTAKLMPDEREGVPHHLIDICEPEHSFSVSEFQSLCTEKIKEIHGRGRIPFIVGGTGLYVESVCYGFQFQDIGADEAFREQMRAFAREQGAQALHDRLEAVDPITAAKLHPNDEGRVIRALEVFHLTGKPLSETQDQSRGDDKKSPYRLCIIGLTMDRAELYERIEQRIDQMMDAGLVEEVQALLSAGVPRDAVSMRGLGYKEIVAYLAGETDYGQAVAILKRDTRHFAKRQLSWFRHMKALEWVDIGEDGKNSDLFPRICAIIAGKFQIDIEYICS encoded by the coding sequence TTGAATAACGAAACGAGGGACGATCGTCCTCCGTTGCTTGTCCTGGTCGGTCCGACCGCGGTTGGCAAGACGGCGTTAAGCTTGCGAATAGCGCATGCCTTAAACGCGGAAATCATCAGCGGGGATTCGATGCAAGTGTACCGCCGTATGGACATCGGCACGGCAAAGCTCATGCCTGACGAGAGAGAAGGCGTTCCTCATCATCTCATCGATATTTGCGAACCGGAGCACTCTTTTTCCGTGTCCGAATTTCAGAGCTTGTGTACCGAGAAAATCAAAGAAATCCATGGCCGAGGCCGAATTCCATTTATCGTGGGGGGTACGGGATTATACGTAGAGTCCGTCTGCTACGGATTTCAATTTCAGGATATCGGAGCGGATGAGGCATTCCGGGAACAGATGAGAGCTTTCGCGCGCGAGCAGGGAGCCCAAGCGTTGCATGATCGATTGGAAGCCGTTGATCCGATCACGGCGGCCAAGCTGCACCCGAACGATGAAGGTAGAGTGATTCGCGCGCTCGAAGTGTTTCATCTAACGGGTAAACCGCTATCCGAAACGCAAGACCAGTCGCGGGGTGACGACAAGAAGTCCCCCTATCGGCTTTGCATCATCGGACTGACGATGGATCGGGCGGAATTGTACGAGCGTATAGAGCAACGAATCGATCAAATGATGGATGCCGGTCTCGTCGAAGAAGTTCAAGCGTTATTGTCTGCGGGAGTGCCCAGAGACGCCGTTTCGATGCGCGGGCTCGGCTACAAAGAGATCGTGGCATACTTGGCGGGGGAAACCGATTACGGGCAAGCGGTCGCGATTCTTAAACGGGATACGAGGCATTTCGCCAAGCGTCAGCTGAGCTGGTTTCGTCACATGAAAGCGTTAGAGTGGGTCGATATTGGGGAAGACGGAAAAAACAGCGATCTTTTCCCGAGGATATGTGCTATAATAGCAGGAAAGTTTCAGATTGACATTGAATATATTTGTTCATAA
- the hfq gene encoding RNA chaperone Hfq translates to MNKSINIQDTFLNQLRKDSIPVTVYLTNGFQIRGVVRAFDNFTIVIDSEGRQQMVYKHAISTFMPQRNVSLMQQDSGSDN, encoded by the coding sequence ATGAACAAGTCCATTAACATCCAGGATACATTTCTCAATCAACTTCGCAAAGACAGCATTCCGGTCACTGTTTATTTGACCAACGGGTTTCAAATTCGCGGCGTTGTCCGCGCTTTTGACAACTTCACCATCGTAATCGATAGCGAGGGACGCCAGCAAATGGTATACAAGCATGCGATCAGCACGTTTATGCCGCAGCGAAACGTATCTCTCATGCAGCAAGATAGCGGTTCTGATAACTGA
- a CDS encoding transglycosylase domain-containing protein, giving the protein MNHPEVPSQSGSSRRGSNTSKAKGKGKGKGPRKGRKKAALIWLFFVALFAIVCAVVGYLLIILNGERILSANINKLNLAQSTIIVDKNDKEIGKLSMAEGNREFVPIKEIPELVQQAFVATEDKRFYEHSGVDLLGIGRALVKDVIARSAVEGASTITQQLAKNLFLNADKTLFRKGTEASIALALEQQKTKPEILELYLNRIYFGNGQYGVKTAAKFYFNKPLDKLEIWEIATLAGMPKAPSANNPVKNPEKSMDRRAVVLKLMFDQGLITEAEKEKAAKVVYKPTSATKTANSKYLTFIDYVLDEAMEKTGKSEEELLSAGYRITTTINTKAQIAMENEFANADRFDKSKDDIIVQGAMVIMDQHDGSLIAMVGGRDYQKQGWNRVTKQRQPGSSFKPIMDYGPAVETGDFFPWSLVQDVKKCYGDYCPSNTNGYKGAIPMKEAIKESRNVSAVWLLNEIGIGKGLDFAEKLGFQLEKEDRNLSTALGGLTRGVTPLEMARAYGAFANGGTLQDPHSILKIENSQKKPVYEYKSTKAKQVMDENTSYYMTELMKGVTQKGGTGTKASISGRTVAGKTGTTQAGIPGYKTSKNRDAWFVGYTPEWTAAVWMGYDKTDKDHLLDSSSSKSAQLFSAVMSKALEGVERKSFPTPSGMKEEEEQKLPGVSGLIAAYSPEFVSVELTWAAVEGKDVTYKVYRKEASEAEFKLLAQVESETFDDLAILPDQTFSYYVTAYQADKKLESEPSETVTVTVTTGLEPTPSPGEGGETPPPGETGEPGATLPPIEIEVPGTTPTPTPTPTPTPTPPETQPPVSTDTPVEGFSSDTPAEEIPLP; this is encoded by the coding sequence ATGAACCATCCTGAAGTTCCAAGCCAATCGGGCAGTAGTCGCAGAGGTTCCAACACCAGTAAAGCCAAGGGCAAAGGGAAGGGAAAAGGTCCTCGCAAAGGGAGAAAAAAAGCCGCACTTATCTGGTTGTTCTTCGTAGCCTTGTTCGCGATCGTATGCGCGGTCGTCGGATACTTGCTTATCATCTTGAATGGAGAACGCATTCTTAGCGCCAACATTAATAAATTGAATTTGGCTCAATCGACGATCATCGTAGATAAGAACGATAAGGAAATCGGTAAGCTATCGATGGCCGAAGGCAACAGGGAATTCGTGCCGATCAAAGAAATTCCCGAGCTCGTTCAGCAAGCGTTCGTCGCGACGGAGGACAAGAGGTTCTACGAACACAGCGGCGTTGACTTGTTAGGCATCGGACGGGCGCTCGTGAAGGACGTCATCGCGAGGAGCGCGGTGGAAGGCGCCAGTACGATTACGCAGCAGCTTGCCAAGAACTTATTCTTGAATGCAGACAAAACGTTGTTCCGTAAAGGAACCGAGGCATCGATCGCCTTGGCTCTGGAACAGCAAAAAACGAAACCGGAAATTCTCGAGCTGTACTTGAACCGGATTTATTTCGGTAACGGTCAATACGGCGTCAAAACGGCGGCGAAGTTTTATTTTAATAAACCGCTCGATAAACTCGAAATATGGGAAATCGCAACTTTAGCCGGCATGCCTAAGGCTCCTAGCGCTAATAATCCGGTCAAAAATCCGGAGAAGTCGATGGATCGCAGAGCGGTCGTGCTGAAGCTGATGTTCGACCAAGGCCTGATTACGGAAGCGGAGAAGGAAAAGGCGGCTAAAGTGGTTTACAAACCGACGTCGGCCACGAAAACCGCTAATTCGAAATATTTGACTTTCATCGATTACGTATTGGACGAAGCGATGGAGAAAACGGGCAAGAGCGAGGAAGAGCTGCTCAGCGCGGGCTATCGGATCACGACGACGATCAATACGAAAGCTCAGATCGCCATGGAGAATGAATTCGCCAATGCCGACCGATTCGATAAGAGCAAGGACGATATCATCGTGCAGGGAGCCATGGTGATCATGGACCAGCATGACGGATCATTGATCGCGATGGTCGGCGGACGGGATTACCAGAAGCAAGGCTGGAACCGCGTAACGAAACAACGCCAGCCGGGCTCTTCCTTTAAGCCGATCATGGATTACGGCCCTGCCGTCGAGACGGGAGACTTCTTCCCTTGGTCGCTCGTGCAGGACGTTAAAAAGTGCTATGGAGATTATTGTCCTTCCAATACGAACGGCTATAAGGGAGCCATTCCGATGAAGGAAGCGATCAAGGAATCGCGTAACGTTTCCGCGGTGTGGTTGCTGAATGAAATCGGCATCGGCAAAGGGCTCGATTTCGCGGAGAAGCTGGGGTTCCAGCTCGAGAAGGAAGACCGCAATCTCTCGACCGCGTTAGGCGGTCTGACTCGCGGGGTTACCCCGCTTGAGATGGCAAGAGCCTATGGCGCGTTCGCTAACGGGGGGACGTTGCAGGATCCCCACAGCATTCTGAAAATCGAGAATAGCCAGAAAAAACCGGTATACGAGTATAAGAGTACGAAAGCGAAGCAAGTCATGGACGAGAATACCTCCTATTATATGACCGAATTGATGAAGGGGGTCACGCAAAAAGGAGGCACCGGGACGAAGGCCAGCATCAGCGGCCGGACGGTCGCCGGTAAAACCGGTACGACGCAAGCCGGGATTCCGGGATATAAAACGAGCAAAAACCGCGACGCCTGGTTTGTCGGGTATACGCCGGAATGGACGGCAGCGGTCTGGATGGGCTATGACAAAACGGATAAAGATCATCTGCTGGATTCCAGCAGCAGTAAATCGGCGCAGCTCTTCTCGGCCGTCATGTCGAAGGCGCTTGAAGGAGTGGAGCGTAAGAGCTTCCCTACGCCTAGCGGCATGAAGGAAGAGGAGGAACAGAAGCTTCCGGGCGTTAGCGGTCTGATCGCGGCTTACTCTCCGGAATTCGTTTCGGTCGAACTGACATGGGCGGCCGTCGAAGGCAAAGACGTCACTTATAAGGTTTACCGCAAGGAGGCTAGCGAGGCCGAATTCAAGCTATTAGCCCAGGTTGAGAGCGAGACTTTCGACGATCTTGCGATTTTGCCGGATCAAACGTTCAGTTACTACGTAACGGCTTATCAGGCAGACAAGAAGTTGGAAAGCGAGCCTTCGGAGACCGTTACGGTGACCGTTACTACCGGCTTGGAACCGACTCCGTCGCCGGGAGAGGGTGGCGAAACTCCGCCGCCGGGCGAAACCGGCGAGCCGGGAGCGACGCTTCCGCCGATCGAAATCGAGGTTCCTGGGACGACTCCGACGCCAACCCCAACGCCGACTCCGACGCCTACGCCGCCGGAAACGCAACCGCCGGTTTCGACCGATACTCCGGTTGAAGGCTTTAGCTCGGATACGCCGGCAGAAGAAATTCCGTTGCCTTAA
- a CDS encoding DUF402 domain-containing protein — protein sequence MKRKFSDRANWRRILKKSYACIPMDEPQFRGFVTMYRIHELRDPLWKEYNGRRMCLADRGYLWMQHFPRGEHFVVTTMFDDKDQVVQWYIDICKVQGLTDQQVPWFDDLFLDIVVLPTGEKLLLDEDELEEALDEGQITPRDSAMAQKTAARLLDLINQNKFPYFDLSLTHRKQLLDKLGWEKGTV from the coding sequence ATGAAACGTAAATTTTCGGATCGGGCGAATTGGCGGCGAATATTAAAGAAGAGTTATGCGTGCATACCGATGGATGAGCCTCAGTTCAGAGGTTTCGTAACGATGTATCGAATCCATGAGCTGAGGGATCCCTTATGGAAGGAATACAACGGGCGAAGAATGTGTTTAGCGGATCGCGGATATTTATGGATGCAGCATTTTCCGCGGGGAGAGCACTTCGTGGTGACGACGATGTTCGACGACAAGGACCAGGTCGTGCAGTGGTACATCGATATTTGCAAAGTACAAGGACTGACCGATCAACAAGTGCCGTGGTTCGATGATTTGTTTCTGGACATCGTCGTTCTGCCGACCGGAGAGAAACTGTTGTTGGACGAAGACGAGTTGGAAGAAGCGTTGGACGAGGGCCAGATCACTCCGCGCGATTCGGCGATGGCGCAGAAGACCGCGGCTCGTTTATTAGATTTGATCAATCAAAATAAATTCCCGTATTTCGACCTGAGCTTAACGCATAGAAAGCAGTTGCTGGATAAGTTGGGGTGGGAGAAAGGAACCGTTTAA
- a CDS encoding YdcF family protein, which produces MLWVSSIGLLALLAWCLSLYFVITKFEGTPKPGTPISADVGIVLGARLWNDKPSPGLRERLDHALGLYRDGTFSHFIVTGGLDSGGATITEAEGMRDYLVGQGVPEASIIMDSLSRSTYENLIFAQEIMRQHDWSKAVVVTHDYHGSRAADIAKKVGLKPVQVSVTESHVLNMAYHQSREVLAYTKWLVTKLFL; this is translated from the coding sequence TTGTTATGGGTATCGTCGATCGGGTTATTGGCTTTGCTAGCGTGGTGTCTATCGCTTTATTTCGTCATTACCAAATTCGAGGGTACGCCTAAACCGGGAACCCCGATAAGCGCGGATGTAGGCATAGTTCTTGGTGCAAGGTTATGGAACGACAAACCGAGTCCGGGATTGCGGGAACGGCTGGACCATGCGCTCGGATTATACCGCGACGGCACGTTCAGCCACTTCATCGTAACCGGAGGTTTGGATAGCGGCGGCGCCACGATCACCGAAGCGGAAGGCATGCGCGACTATTTAGTCGGGCAAGGCGTTCCCGAAGCTTCGATCATTATGGATTCTTTGTCGCGAAGCACGTATGAGAACCTTATTTTCGCGCAAGAAATCATGCGGCAGCACGATTGGTCTAAAGCGGTCGTAGTTACGCATGACTACCATGGTTCAAGGGCGGCCGATATCGCTAAGAAGGTCGGGTTGAAGCCCGTTCAAGTTAGCGTAACGGAATCGCATGTGCTGAACATGGCTTACCATCAATCGAGGGAAGTTCTGGCTTATACGAAATGGCTAGTAACGAAGCTCTTCCTATGA
- a CDS encoding AAA family ATPase has protein sequence MNAKTSTSEPREASAAQKRPSRQINVVLRNADPDMNSGMGIAADIAGNAKSLPQSGPWVEWQKELDRMVGLDNIKELVYEIYALLQIMQYRNEANLQAQAQVFHMIFKGNPGTGKTTVARLIAKLFQSMGLLAKGHLIEVERADLVGEYIGHTAQKTRELVKKSLGGVLFVDEAYSLARGGEKDFGKEAIDTLVKAMEDYKNQFVLILAGYTLEIESFLMTNPGLPSRFPIQMEFPDYTVDQLMLIAEGMTKDRDYTLMPQTLFKLRQLIIHEKSESIFDFSNARYVRNVLERAIRYQAVRLLSQYPAGSPGRLELMALRPEDVRSL, from the coding sequence ATGAACGCTAAAACAAGCACATCGGAACCGAGGGAAGCTTCGGCCGCGCAGAAGAGACCATCTCGGCAAATCAACGTCGTTCTGCGTAATGCGGATCCGGACATGAATTCCGGTATGGGAATCGCGGCGGATATCGCCGGCAACGCCAAATCTTTGCCCCAATCCGGTCCGTGGGTGGAGTGGCAGAAGGAACTCGACCGAATGGTCGGGTTAGACAACATTAAGGAGCTCGTATACGAAATATACGCCTTATTGCAAATCATGCAGTACCGGAATGAAGCTAACCTCCAAGCCCAGGCGCAAGTTTTTCATATGATTTTCAAAGGGAATCCAGGTACGGGGAAAACGACGGTCGCCAGACTGATCGCGAAGCTGTTTCAGAGTATGGGGTTGCTCGCGAAAGGACATCTCATCGAAGTGGAAAGAGCCGACCTCGTCGGCGAATACATCGGCCATACGGCACAGAAGACTAGGGAATTGGTTAAGAAGTCGTTGGGCGGCGTGTTGTTCGTCGACGAAGCTTATAGCTTGGCCCGCGGCGGCGAGAAGGACTTCGGCAAAGAAGCGATCGATACGCTCGTTAAGGCGATGGAAGATTACAAAAATCAATTCGTGCTTATTTTGGCGGGGTACACGTTGGAAATCGAGTCTTTCCTGATGACGAATCCGGGTTTGCCTTCGCGGTTTCCGATTCAAATGGAATTTCCGGATTATACGGTCGATCAACTTATGCTGATTGCCGAAGGGATGACCAAGGATCGGGATTATACGTTGATGCCGCAGACTTTGTTTAAGCTGCGCCAGTTGATTATTCATGAAAAGTCGGAGTCCATCTTCGATTTCAGCAACGCGAGATACGTTCGCAACGTGTTGGAGCGGGCTATCCGATATCAGGCCGTGCGATTGCTCTCTCAATATCCGGCCGGATCTCCCGGGCGGCTTGAGCTCATGGCGTTGCGTCCGGAAGACGTACGGAGTTTATAA